In Fluviicola taffensis DSM 16823, the following are encoded in one genomic region:
- a CDS encoding tetratricopeptide repeat protein has product MSKKNASSVKQSSQKASAVIPSVDQSLVIRRRLFWMLSIAAFLLFAPTIGHGFVLDDIAVIENNRFVQEGFGGIPDLFSTFYWKGFWDANAGLYRPLSMVMFAIEWAISANNPAIHHFINVFLYALTIGVLFKLLLKLLPTYSIWVSFAIALIFMVHPSHTEVVANIKSRDEILCFLFFLLTFLSLLKARSGKPIDAVKTALLFFACLLSKEAGVMYLPIFGLYFWMAKKESIGSVLKKSLPLIVITGAWLILHQQVIHADPTPPIQYGYHDNSLIACEDGSRYATGIGVLGRYILEVVAPLNLSYDYSYNQIPCLSFTSLPVIGTLLVLILSTLIVVKTRKSKPEIAFGILFFFVSIALVTNIFSLIGTTYANRLIYAPSLGIIISFVLGIFILFKAQQSEKWQSGAILVSTLIGILFSVQTIQRNKAWESNTTLFTADVQNSPNSARVQFNYGVLKMNTDERDSSVIRQEWLLAASSFKKAISIDSLDAGSYTNLGVVSYRLNQLEQSVRYTQKAINLNPTDTSLYANLGDAYFALKNYDKAGEALKKGVQWKDASVSHYKRYGISLFNLKQYDQAITVFKKGLQKFPNDTEIASNLGNTYGAAGIYEKAGQTFETIYNQDSSNVNALRLLITSYGQAGNQDKVKQYSSFLK; this is encoded by the coding sequence ATGTCTAAGAAAAACGCCTCTTCTGTTAAGCAGTCTTCGCAAAAAGCTTCTGCAGTAATTCCTTCCGTTGATCAATCACTTGTAATCCGGCGCAGGCTTTTTTGGATGCTTTCCATTGCTGCTTTTTTACTCTTTGCTCCGACTATCGGGCATGGATTTGTACTGGACGATATAGCGGTTATTGAAAACAACCGATTCGTACAGGAAGGTTTTGGAGGAATTCCCGATTTATTCTCTACTTTTTACTGGAAAGGTTTTTGGGATGCCAATGCAGGTTTATACCGCCCTTTATCCATGGTCATGTTTGCCATTGAATGGGCAATTTCAGCCAATAACCCCGCAATACACCATTTCATAAATGTGTTTTTATATGCTCTAACCATCGGGGTACTTTTTAAGCTTCTATTAAAATTATTACCCACCTATTCCATTTGGGTTTCATTTGCTATTGCACTTATTTTTATGGTTCACCCAAGCCATACGGAAGTAGTTGCGAATATAAAAAGTCGGGATGAAATTCTTTGTTTCTTATTCTTCCTGCTCACTTTTCTAAGTTTATTGAAAGCACGAAGCGGAAAACCAATTGACGCAGTCAAAACAGCTCTTCTATTCTTTGCTTGTTTATTGTCTAAAGAAGCTGGTGTCATGTATTTACCCATTTTTGGTCTTTACTTTTGGATGGCAAAAAAAGAATCGATTGGTTCAGTCTTAAAAAAATCCCTTCCATTGATTGTAATCACAGGCGCCTGGCTGATTCTACACCAACAAGTCATTCATGCTGACCCTACTCCTCCTATTCAATATGGCTATCATGATAATTCACTAATTGCATGTGAGGATGGTTCACGTTATGCTACAGGGATTGGTGTTTTAGGTCGTTATATCCTTGAAGTCGTTGCTCCTTTAAACCTGAGTTATGATTATTCCTATAATCAGATTCCTTGTTTGAGTTTTACTTCTCTTCCCGTAATTGGCACCTTACTGGTCTTAATTCTATCCACGCTGATTGTAGTCAAAACACGTAAATCAAAACCCGAAATTGCATTTGGAATTCTGTTTTTCTTTGTTTCGATAGCTTTGGTGACGAATATCTTTTCCCTGATCGGGACAACTTATGCCAATCGATTAATTTATGCCCCTTCTTTGGGAATCATCATCTCATTCGTACTCGGAATATTCATTTTATTTAAAGCACAGCAAAGTGAAAAATGGCAATCAGGAGCTATCCTGGTTTCAACACTAATCGGAATTCTATTTAGCGTTCAAACCATTCAACGTAATAAGGCTTGGGAATCTAATACGACTCTTTTCACGGCAGATGTTCAAAATAGTCCAAATAGTGCCCGGGTTCAATTCAATTACGGAGTTTTAAAAATGAATACAGATGAAAGAGATTCATCAGTTATCCGACAAGAATGGTTACTTGCAGCTTCCAGTTTCAAAAAAGCTATTTCTATTGATTCATTAGATGCGGGTTCTTACACGAATTTAGGAGTTGTCAGTTACCGATTGAATCAATTAGAACAATCTGTTCGATATACTCAAAAAGCTATCAATCTTAATCCAACAGACACTTCCCTTTATGCTAATTTAGGAGATGCTTATTTTGCACTAAAGAATTATGATAAAGCGGGTGAAGCACTAAAAAAAGGTGTCCAATGGAAAGATGCTTCCGTGAGTCATTACAAACGCTATGGTATTTCCTTATTCAATTTAAAGCAGTACGATCAAGCCATTACCGTTTTCAAAAAAGGACTTCAAAAATTTCCGAATGATACTGAAATAGCTTCCAACTTAGGGAACACTTATGGTGCTGCCGGAATTTACGAAAAAGCGGGGCAAACCTTTGAAACGATTTACAACCAGGATTCTTCGAATGTGAATGCGCTGCGATTACTTATCACCTCTTACGGGCAAGCTGGAAATCAGGATAAAGTGAAACAGTACAGCAGTTTTTTAAAATAA
- a CDS encoding PadR family transcriptional regulator — protein MYSSELLKGTLKTIVLNLLKDNGRMYGYEITQRVKDLTSEKIQITEGALYPTLHALESQDELKTEEEFIGKRVRKYYSLTEKGQSTAQEKANELADFMNTMKFLLNLEPRITNG, from the coding sequence ATGTATTCATCAGAACTTTTAAAAGGTACGCTCAAAACAATCGTTCTCAATCTGCTCAAGGACAACGGCAGAATGTACGGTTATGAGATTACCCAACGCGTCAAAGATCTTACAAGTGAGAAGATCCAAATTACCGAAGGAGCACTTTATCCAACTTTACATGCGCTTGAGTCACAAGACGAATTAAAAACGGAAGAAGAGTTTATCGGAAAACGGGTTAGGAAGTATTATTCCCTCACCGAAAAAGGGCAGTCGACAGCCCAAGAGAAAGCAAATGAGTTGGCAGATTTCATGAACACCATGAAGTTTCTGTTGAATTTAGAGCCAAGAATTACAAATGGTTAA
- a CDS encoding helix-turn-helix transcriptional regulator, translated as MGAKKKHIFKHETNRNAELGLIVSASARIEILEYLDNHQIMNIPMLEQFIPLHKKTLNHHVSLIERCGLIKGYYLGNTYFWSKNEDMLEEWDKIRWSFTT; from the coding sequence ATGGGAGCAAAAAAGAAACACATTTTCAAACATGAAACGAATAGAAATGCAGAATTAGGTCTAATTGTATCTGCTTCGGCTCGAATTGAAATTTTGGAATATTTGGATAACCACCAAATTATGAATATTCCAATGTTGGAACAATTTATTCCGTTACACAAGAAAACTCTTAATCATCATGTTAGTTTAATCGAACGGTGTGGTTTAATTAAGGGATACTACCTAGGTAATACTTATTTCTGGTCAAAGAACGAAGATATGTTGGAAGAATGGGATAAAATTCGCTGGTCTTTCACTACCTAG